Proteins encoded together in one Chloroflexota bacterium window:
- a CDS encoding cupredoxin domain-containing protein, whose protein sequence is MSVDKIAVGIGGVAALLFIAWFFFGKRQTVVAVESRVRITVDGGYTPEAITIKRGRTVRLEFLRKDASSCLEEVVLPELGVRRHLALNETTPIDITADRVGEFAFSCGMNMYHGKIIVVE, encoded by the coding sequence ATGAGCGTGGATAAGATTGCAGTCGGTATAGGCGGCGTTGCCGCCTTACTTTTTATTGCGTGGTTCTTCTTCGGCAAGCGGCAGACGGTCGTCGCCGTCGAGTCGAGGGTACGAATCACGGTGGATGGCGGCTACACCCCTGAGGCGATCACCATCAAGCGTGGCCGCACAGTGCGGCTGGAATTCTTGCGCAAGGATGCCAGTAGTTGTTTGGAGGAGGTGGTCCTGCCAGAGCTCGGCGTGCGTCGGCACCTGGCGCTAAACGAGACGACCCCGATTGACATCACCGCTGACCGGGTGGGGGAGTTTGCGTTTTCATGCGGCATGAATATGTACCACGGCAAGATCATCGTGGTGGAGTGA
- a CDS encoding cupredoxin domain-containing protein, translated as MKIGRIAVLMLPLLALVLAACGGAASTSSTSAVTTVTVEAKDFQLTPNRIEAKVGQKIRINFNNKGTVQHDFSVMVIQAKEMKSQSIGTHDMGAKTEEPQLHVTAPGGKSGWIEFIPTKAGTYDAFCTSPGHRDAGMRAQLVVTE; from the coding sequence ATGAAGATCGGTCGAATTGCAGTTCTGATGTTGCCCTTGCTGGCGCTGGTTCTGGCCGCCTGCGGCGGTGCGGCTAGTACATCATCCACCAGCGCGGTCACCACGGTTACCGTCGAGGCCAAAGATTTTCAATTAACGCCCAACCGCATTGAGGCGAAAGTCGGACAGAAAATTCGCATCAACTTCAACAACAAGGGCACCGTACAACACGATTTCAGCGTGATGGTCATCCAGGCGAAAGAGATGAAGTCGCAGTCAATCGGCACGCACGATATGGGCGCGAAGACCGAGGAACCGCAGTTGCACGTCACCGCTCCGGGCGGAAAGAGCGGCTGGATTGAGTTTATTCCAACGAAGGCGGGCACCTACGACGCCTTCTGCACGTCACCGGGTCACCGTGACGCAGGCATGCGCGCACAACTGGTGGTGACCGAATAA
- a CDS encoding methyltransferase domain-containing protein, with the protein MTSSGRYIPALRFKALTPLFDPAVRLLMREAQFKRQLIAQARIKPHMRVLDMGCGTGTLAVMIKQAQPDTEVVGLDGDPQVLALARAKAARAGAGVRFDEGMASLLPYSEGYFDRVVSSLVFHHLDATGKREALSEIFRVLTPRGELHVADLGKPHNVFAYAVSRIIRRLEHASENIDGRLPELFQRAGFESVAEPTRFMTIVGTLALYRAQKSGRTA; encoded by the coding sequence ATGACCAGCAGCGGGAGATACATCCCCGCGCTCAGATTCAAAGCTCTGACGCCGCTGTTCGATCCCGCCGTGCGCCTGCTGATGCGCGAGGCACAGTTCAAGCGCCAGTTGATCGCGCAAGCACGCATCAAGCCGCACATGCGGGTGCTAGACATGGGCTGCGGCACGGGGACACTGGCCGTGATGATCAAACAAGCACAGCCGGATACCGAGGTTGTGGGGCTGGATGGCGACCCGCAGGTGCTGGCGTTGGCGCGCGCCAAAGCAGCCCGGGCCGGGGCGGGTGTACGGTTTGATGAGGGAATGGCATCTCTGTTACCGTATTCAGAAGGCTATTTTGACCGCGTCGTTTCCAGCCTGGTCTTCCATCACCTCGATGCGACCGGCAAGCGGGAGGCGCTGAGCGAGATATTTCGTGTCTTGACCCCGCGCGGGGAGTTGCATGTGGCCGACCTGGGCAAGCCGCACAATGTGTTCGCCTACGCCGTTTCACGCATCATACGTCGGCTCGAACACGCATCCGAGAATATCGACGGTCGCTTGCCGGAACTGTTCCAACGGGCCGGCTTTGAGTCGGTCGCTGAACCCACACGCTTTATGACGATTGTGGGGACGCTGGCGCTATATCGCGCACAGAAATCCGGCCGCACCGCATAG
- a CDS encoding copper-translocating P-type ATPase yields MTHQISLKLNLHGADSASAASSLESVIRDIPAVSNVSLNPITETLVIAYDDERGNPEMFITRVRAVLGIDATVVNEEEPAHDHEQMLRESELRALRQKVVIGAVLSAAIVAGAFTPILPTQWANIILWGMTTPVVAYVGGQFFISCWRGLRHRNANMDTLVAVGTGAAYGYSALITLAPGVLGAVEAQTYFDVAAVVITLVMLGKYFEARAKTSANDAIRRLLALGAKTARVLRDGAEVDLPLEQVVAGDLILVRPGEKIPVDGDVLDGASTVDQSMVTGESIPVEKGPGDPVIGATINKTGAFRFRATKVGQDTVLAQIVRLVSEAQSSKAPIQRLVDQVTAVFTPVVIMLAIATFTVWYVFGPQPSASYAFVNAVAVLVIACPCAMGLATPTSIMVGTGKGAQYGILIKDAESLERAERVQAIIFDKTGTLTAGKPVVTDLRGNETQVLSLAYALEKQSEHALAEAINSRARQLHIAALDASNFEAVAGRGVRATVNGQTVLLGNRALMDENSVPLGEFAPALAELQTGGKTVMAVAADGKTVGLIAVIDEPKPSASEAIAALKKMHVRTLMITGDNLSTAQAIGRQVGIDQVVANVLPQDKEQHVRALQQERMVVAMVGDGINDAPALAASDLGIAMGTGTDVAIEAAGVTLMNGDLRSVPATIRLSRATMSNIRENLFWAFGYNIALIPVAMGVLYPFFGWLMNPILAGGAMAFSSLSVILNALRLRRFKVS; encoded by the coding sequence ATGACACACCAGATCTCGCTCAAACTGAATTTGCACGGGGCGGATAGCGCATCGGCGGCAAGCAGTTTGGAGTCGGTCATTCGCGACATTCCCGCCGTGTCGAACGTATCGCTCAACCCAATCACGGAAACGCTCGTTATCGCCTATGACGATGAGCGGGGAAACCCGGAAATGTTCATCACGCGCGTTCGCGCCGTGCTCGGCATCGACGCAACAGTAGTCAACGAAGAGGAACCTGCTCACGATCACGAGCAGATGCTGCGCGAGAGCGAGTTGCGTGCACTGCGCCAGAAGGTCGTGATCGGAGCGGTCCTTTCCGCTGCGATTGTGGCGGGTGCGTTCACCCCCATTCTGCCCACCCAGTGGGCCAATATAATTCTGTGGGGCATGACCACCCCCGTTGTCGCGTACGTCGGCGGGCAGTTCTTCATCTCGTGCTGGCGCGGCCTGCGGCATCGCAACGCCAACATGGACACGCTGGTGGCTGTCGGCACGGGCGCCGCCTACGGCTATTCAGCGCTGATCACGTTAGCGCCCGGGGTTTTGGGCGCTGTGGAGGCGCAAACCTATTTCGACGTGGCCGCAGTCGTCATCACGCTGGTCATGCTCGGCAAGTATTTCGAGGCGCGCGCCAAGACCAGCGCCAACGATGCGATCCGCCGCTTGCTGGCGCTGGGCGCCAAAACTGCGCGGGTGCTGCGCGACGGGGCGGAGGTTGACCTGCCGCTGGAACAGGTGGTGGCAGGCGACCTCATCTTGGTCCGCCCTGGTGAGAAGATCCCGGTGGATGGCGACGTGTTGGATGGCGCATCGACCGTGGATCAATCCATGGTGACGGGTGAGAGCATCCCGGTGGAAAAAGGGCCGGGCGATCCGGTCATCGGCGCGACGATTAACAAGACGGGCGCGTTCCGATTTCGCGCCACCAAGGTGGGTCAGGATACGGTTCTGGCCCAGATCGTGCGACTGGTCTCGGAAGCACAGTCGTCAAAAGCGCCCATCCAGCGGCTCGTCGATCAAGTCACGGCTGTCTTCACGCCCGTAGTGATCATGCTCGCCATCGCGACCTTTACGGTCTGGTATGTATTTGGACCGCAACCATCGGCAAGCTACGCGTTCGTCAATGCCGTGGCCGTGCTCGTCATCGCGTGTCCCTGCGCGATGGGTTTGGCGACACCGACGTCGATTATGGTTGGCACCGGCAAGGGCGCCCAGTACGGCATCCTGATCAAAGACGCCGAAAGCCTGGAGCGCGCGGAACGCGTGCAGGCGATCATATTCGACAAAACCGGCACACTCACCGCCGGCAAACCGGTCGTCACCGATTTGCGCGGGAATGAGACGCAGGTGTTATCGCTGGCCTACGCGCTGGAAAAGCAGTCGGAGCACGCGCTCGCGGAGGCAATCAACAGCCGTGCACGCCAACTGCATATTGCTGCGCTGGACGCGAGCAACTTCGAGGCCGTGGCGGGGCGGGGCGTGCGCGCCACGGTCAACGGGCAAACCGTCTTGCTCGGCAACCGCGCCTTGATGGATGAAAACAGCGTCCCGCTCGGCGAGTTTGCACCGGCACTGGCGGAGCTTCAGACCGGGGGCAAGACGGTAATGGCGGTTGCGGCAGACGGCAAGACAGTCGGGCTGATCGCCGTAATCGACGAGCCCAAGCCGAGCGCATCCGAGGCGATAGCGGCATTGAAAAAGATGCACGTCAGGACCTTGATGATTACCGGCGACAACCTGAGCACGGCGCAGGCGATCGGCAGACAGGTCGGCATCGATCAGGTCGTCGCCAATGTTCTGCCGCAGGACAAGGAACAGCACGTGCGCGCGCTCCAGCAAGAGCGCATGGTTGTGGCGATGGTCGGCGACGGCATCAACGACGCGCCGGCCCTGGCGGCATCCGATCTCGGTATCGCCATGGGCACCGGAACCGACGTCGCCATCGAAGCCGCCGGCGTTACCCTGATGAACGGCGATCTGCGCTCCGTCCCCGCGACCATCCGGCTCTCGCGCGCGACGATGAGCAATATACGCGAGAACCTGTTTTGGGCCTTTGGCTACAACATCGCGCTCATTCCGGTGGCGATGGGTGTACTCTATCCGTTCTTTGGCTGGCTGATGAACCCGATCCTCGCCGGCGGCGCGATGGCGTTCAGTTCGTTATCAGTCATCTTGAACGCGCTGCGTTTGCGCCGATTCAAGGTTAGCTGA
- a CDS encoding Rieske (2Fe-2S) protein, producing the protein MTEQEGRAQSTFLMRRKLIRTLIGFSVASTLGGILVPVIGYLWPKSAAASYAGPVVVGNAAEFPPGSGTVVSVNSKPVIVVNTKAGGLKAYSAICTHLGCVVYWHPQKNVIHSPCHDGLFNPVNGSVISGPPPRPLPEYELTVREGKVIIGKARDRIYGA; encoded by the coding sequence ATGACAGAACAAGAAGGCCGCGCGCAAAGCACATTCCTTATGCGGCGCAAGCTCATTCGCACGTTAATCGGCTTCTCCGTCGCATCCACGCTCGGTGGCATATTGGTGCCGGTCATCGGATACCTCTGGCCCAAAAGCGCAGCGGCCAGCTATGCCGGCCCGGTCGTTGTAGGGAATGCAGCCGAATTTCCGCCCGGCAGCGGCACGGTGGTCAGCGTCAACAGCAAACCCGTGATCGTAGTCAACACCAAAGCGGGCGGCCTGAAAGCATACTCGGCCATCTGCACCCATCTGGGGTGCGTAGTCTACTGGCATCCGCAGAAGAATGTCATCCACTCCCCCTGCCACGATGGGCTATTCAATCCCGTGAACGGATCGGTGATTTCGGGACCACCTCCGCGGCCACTACCAGAATACGAACTGACCGTCAGAGAAGGCAAGGTAATTATCGGAAAGGCGCGTGACCGCATCTACGGCGCGTAA